A stretch of DNA from Caldalkalibacillus uzonensis:
TTGGCCCTCTCGACCTGGTGACGGATCGTGGCAAATTGGTTGGTGTATGATGGCACCCACAGCATAGGCAAGGAAATAGAGATCACCGCGTTAAATACAATAAAGGTGAGCGGAGAAGGAACCCATAGCGTCAGGGTCACCACTGTTGACACCAGCACACCAAGGGAAGCAATCATATGATGAAAACGTGCTAACAACTGGTGCCCTACGATGAAGTAAGTGAGCACACTAAGTAAAGCAAACAGCATGTTCCATTCACCCACATGCCACTCATTTTGCAAAAAAAGATAGATAAAAATACTGAGTGACATATGTACAAAGGCAAAGAAAAAGCCGAATGAAGCAGCAGACAATCCCACATACCCCATCCGCCGGTTAGCTGGCATAACAAAACCCCTACGCCGGTAGGCTTGAGGAATACGCACCCGTGGTGTAAGCACGCTGCTTACTGTTTGACAGCCTAAAATGGACAGAGTCGTTATCAAAGCGGCATCATACCCCTGATGATAAATGATCCACCCCGCTAGCGGAGGGGTGAGCAATTGAGCCAGGCCATTAATGATATATTGCAGGCTCATCACCCAGGATAAACCATCTTGATCACTAAACCACAGGGAATAAAAATTAAGTCCGGCAAAAAACAAGCCAATGTACAGGCCGTTCAGCGCTCCTGCCAAACCGATAGCCACTAGCTGATCAAAGGTTCCCAGCAATAAATAGAGATACAAAGTGCAAGCAGCCACCGATGAAAGCAGAAAATTGAGGCGGCTGCCCAGCCGGTACATCAAATAAGCACCTAAGACAAACCCGGCAAAAGTAAATGCAAAAGAACACATTTGGAAAAAACCCAGCAGCACCAAGCTGGCATGCTGTTTCCAGACAAAAATGTTTAAAAACAGGGTAGAGAAAGAGTAGGCTACAGCAAAAAAGCTAAAAGTGCCGAACATAAAGAATAAGGGAACCTTCATCCTTGGACACATCCTTTGCTTGTACACATGTATATGAGCAAAGGAGGACTGGCATGCAGAGGTTGGCTCCCTTCTCGGAAAATATTATGGTATAGTTATGCATAATCTTTATTAAACTGTTTTTATACATGACACCAGACCGGGGAGGGAATGTGGAGTGGAACTTTTGCACGAGTGGTGGATGTGGATTCAGGATGCCCATTACCTGGAGATTACATTGCGTTTACTGCTGGCTACCTTACTTGGCGGCTTGGTTGGCCTGGAAAGGGAGCAAAGCAACCGCCCGGCCGGTTTCCGGACTCATATTTTGGTTTGTGTGGGCTCGGCTTTGATCATGCTGATCTCCATATATGGCTTTGAGGAATATATTAAAGAGAGAAGCCAGTACGGCTATGTGGTGGCTGACCCGGCCCGCCTGGCTGCCCAAGTGGTCAGCGGCATCGGCTTTTTGGGAGCAGGCACCATCCTCGTGCATGGCTTTGCCATTCGTGGCTTAACTACAGCGGCCTCGCTGTGGGTTGTGGCTGGCATCGGGCTGGCCTTAGGAGCAGGTTTCTACTTTGGTGCCATTCTGTCCACCGGGCTGGTACTGTTGAGCCTGATTGTCTTGAACCGCTTTGAATCGGTCGTGCTGCACAAGAGTTATTTTCACCGTCTGGTGATCAAAGTGGAGGATCAGCCAGGAAAGTTAGGGGAGATTGCCACCACACTCGGTGAGCAAAATGTGAACATCCGCAAGTTGTCGATAGAGGAGGCCGGCCAGACAGATCCTGGTACGGTGCGCCTGGTGCTTAATATTCGTATTCCTAATACGGTCTCCATGGCCATATTAGTGGATCAATTGCGAAATTTGGATGGTGTCAAAGAGGTGAGCATCGATAAATAACCGCAAAAAAGGGCTGCCTCCAGTTAACATGGAGGGAGCCCTTCTGGTATTCCATTATTTCATTTTTGGACAGTTCAACCATTTCCGCTACAGAGGGAGGCACTCCCTTTCAGTCTTTGGGACTAGTGCCCATGACGAAGAATATGGCGTAATGGGCTGGAAGAAGCGGCTGACTTTCTGTCGTGTGGGCCAGTACCTTGTCGGAAATGACAAGAAAAAATGTGAATAAGATGCTACACATAAATCCCTATGTTTGAACCACACTAAGAGCGGGAAAAATTTTGGTAAGGAGACTTGCATTTTGGGGTGGTATTACATATAATTTAAGTAAAGTCAAAGATAGTCAAAGTCAAAAACCTCTGTCCGGCCGCTGTGTGCTGCTGGAATGGTGGTCAGAGGTGTCCATTCACCTCAAGTCAATCCAGCTTGGAGGTTGACCAGGCACAATGAAAAACATATCGGATATCATAGAGCACTATTTAAAAAGCATTTTGAACAGAAGCAAAAAGGGATATATTGAAATTCAACGGAGCGAACTGGCCGATAAATTTCAATGTGTTCCCTCTCAAATTAATTACGTGATTAAAACCCGTTTTACTGTTGAAAAAGGTTATGTGGTAGAAAGCAAGCGAGGAGGAGGCGGGTTTATCCGTATTCGCAAAGTGAGGGTTGTGGATGAGCAGCGGTACTTGCAAACCTTGCTGCACATGATAGAGGACGACATTTCCCAAGCCGCTGCTGAGGGCATCATTAACCGCTTGCAGGAGACCGATTTGATCACGGAGCGTGAGGCCCGCCTCATGAAAGCTGTGATTCAGCGCAATGTCCTCCCCTTTGATGTGCAGGTGCGGGACCATCTGCGGGCCAAGCTGCTCAAAGCGATGATGGTATCCCTCATGTATCAGTAATCATATATGCTTGATGAATTCCTTGTTAACAAAGGAGTGATAGGGCAATGCACTGTCAAGAATGTGGTGAACGTCCGGCTACTTTACACTTTACCAAGATTATCAACGGTCAGAAGACCGAGATTCATCTGTGTGATGTGTGTGCCAAGGAAAAAGGGGAAGCACTTCCTGGTCTGAACAACAGTTTTTCCATCCATAATCTGTTATCGGGATTGCTTTCCTTTGATCCGTCCGGTGGATCGGCTGAGACCGCCTATGCCCAGCCCTTGCGTTGTGAACGGTGTGGCTTAACCTATGCCCAGTTTTCCAGAAGCGGGCGGTTTGGTTGCGCCCACTGTTATCGTGTCTTTGGCGACCGGCTGGAGCCATTGTTTAAGAAAGTGCATAGCGGTAACGTCAGTCATCATGGCAAAATTCCCCGCCGCTCCGGCTCACGACTGAAGTTAAAACGGGAAATCAACGTGAAAAAGCAAAAGTTACAGCAGGCGGTGGCCAATGAAGAATTTGAGCGGGCCGCCGAGCTGCGAGACGAGATACGTGAGTTGGAGAAACTATTGTCTCAAGAATGAGGAGGGGCGAAGTATGTCGCTACAACGCTTTATTAATCAAGCTTTAAGTGACTGGATGAAAGGAGGCGGGCCTGACGAAGATATTGTCATCTCCAGCCGCATCCGTCTGGCCCGCAACTTGACGGATATCCCCTTTCCCCTGATTGCCACCCGTGAACAACTGGAACAAGTGGTGGCCAAGATGGACAAAATACTGGAAAAAAGCAAAAACAATCAAGCCTTGGGAACCTTGGAATTGTTGCGCATGGAGAACTTGAGCTCCCTGGAGAAAAAAGTGCTGGTGGAAAAGCACCTGATCAGTCCCCACCTGGCTGAGGAAGCAAGGGCAGGCGCTGTGATTTTAAGTGAGAATGAATCGATCAGCATCATGCTCAATGAAGAGGACCATTTGCGCATCCAGTGTCTTTTTCCTGGTTTCCAGCTGAACGAAGCCTGGACCCAGGCCAACAGCATTGATGACTGGCTGGAGATGAATGTGGACTTTGCCTTTGATGAAAAGCGTGGTTATTTGACCAGTTGCCCAACCAATGTGGGCACCGGCTTGCGCGCCTCGGTGATGATGCATCTGCCAGCTTTGGTCATGTCCCAGCAAATGAACCGCATTTTACCGGCGATTAATCAGCTGGGTCTGGTGGTACGGGGCATTTATGGTGAGGGTAGTGATGCCCTAGGAAACATCTTCCAGATTTCCAATCAGATTACTCTGGGCCGTTCTGAAACAGAAATCATTGAGGATTTGGGCAATGTGGCTAAGCAATTGATTGAACAGGAAAGGCAGGCACGCAAACGGCTCTTGGATTCGTCCCGCCTGAAGTTGGAAGACAGAATCTACCGTTCCTACGGTATTTTAGCCAATGCCCGGGTTATAGAGAGCAAAGAGGCCATGCAGCGTTTGTCAGACGTGCGTTTGGGTATTGATCTGGGCTTGATTCAAGGTGTCTCATCCACCATCTTAAACGAGCTGATTGTCTTGACCCAGCCCGGATTTTTGCAACAGTATGCCGGGCAAATGTTGTCCCCTGATGAGCGGGATATCAGGCGGGCAAAATTAATCCGGGAGCGTTTATTAACACAAGAAATTTAATATATCAATAACAAAATGGAGGTGTTTGCAGATGATGTTTGGACGTTTTACGGAGCGTGCACAAAAAGTACTGGCCTTGGCTCAAGAAGAAGCGATGCGTTTAGGGCATAACAATATCGGCACAGAACATATCCTGCTTGGACTTGTCCGTGAAGGGGAAGGGATTGCTGCCAAAGCCCTGCAAGCTTTAAATCTGGATATGGAAAAAATCCGCAAAGAAGTAGAGACATTGATCGGCAAAGGAATGGAAACAACGGACAACATCCATTATACCCCCCGGGCCAAAAAAGTGATTGAGCTGTCCATGGATGAGGCCCGGAAGCTGGGCCACACTTACGTGGGCACAGAACATGTGCTGCTGGGCTTGATTCGTGAAGGGGAAGGCGTGGCGGCCCGAGTGTTAAACAATCTGGGTGTCAGCCTGAATAAAGCCAGACAGCAGGTGCTGCAGCTGTTGGGCTCCAATGAAGCGATGACCACCGGTCCTCAGGGAGGACAGGGCGGCGCAGCCAACACGCCTACGCTGGACAGCCTGGCCCGTGATTTGACGGCCATTGCAAAAAACGATGAGCTGGACCCTGTCATTGGCCGCAGCAAAGAGATTGAACGGGTTATCCAGGTGCTCAGCCGCCGGACCAAAAACAATCCTGTACTGATCGGGGAACCGGGTGTTGGTAAAACCGCCATTGCCGAAGGGCTGGCCCAGCGCATTGTCAATAACGAAATTCCCGAAACCTTGCGAGGCAAACGGGTCATGACCCTGGATATGGGCACCGTGGTGGCTGGCACCAAATACCGTGGCGAATTTGAAGACCGCTTGAAAAAAGTAATGGATGAAATCCGCCAGGCTGGCAACATCATTTTGTTTATTGATGAGCTGCATACCCTGATCGGTGCTGGCGGTGCGGAAGGGGCTATCGATGCCTCCAACATCCTGAAACCGGCCTTAGCCCGCGGAGAGCTGCAGTGCATTGGGGCCACCACCTTGGATGAATACCGTAAATACATTGAGAAAGATGCTGCCCTTGAACGGCGCTTTCAGCCCATTATGGTTGACCCGCCCTCCATCGAAGATGCGATTTTGATCCTGAAAGGTTTGCGTGACCGTTACGAAGCGCACCACCGGGTCAAAATTACCGATGAAGCCATTGAACAGGCGGTTAAGCTGTCTGACCGGTATATTACCGACCGTTTCCTGCCGGACAAAGCCATTGATCTGATCGACGAAGCGGCCTCCAAGGTACGGCTCAAGTCCTACACCGTGCCGCCTAACCTAAAAGAGCTGGAGCAAAAACTGGAGGAGATTCGCAAGGAAAAAGATGCCGCTGTCCAAAGCCAGGAATTCGAAAAAGCAGCTTCCTTGCGCGATACAGAACAAAAACTGCGTGAAGAACTGGAAAAAACAAAGAACGACTGGAAGGAAAAACAGGGTCAGACAGACTCTGAAGTGACGGCCGAAGACATTGCCGACATTGTGGCCAGCTGGACAGGTATCCCGGTGAAAAAACTGGCTCAGGAAGAAAGCGAACGCTTGCTTAACATGGAAGACATCTTGCATCAGCGGGTCATTGGGCAGGACGAAGCGGTTAAAGCCATCTCCAAAGCGATTCGCCGTGCCCGGGCCGGTCTGAAAGATCCGAAACGCCCCATCGGCTCCTTCATCTTCCTTGGACCGACCGGTGTGGGTAAAACCGAGTTGGCCAAAGCAGTGGCTGAAAGCCTGTTCGGGGATGAAAATGCGGTGATCCGCATTGACATGTCCGAGTATATGGAGAAGCATACCACTTCCCGCTTGGTGGGCTCACCACCGGGCTATGTGGGCTACGAGGAAGGCGGCCAGCTGACGGAAAAAGTGCGACGCAAGCCATATTCCGTGATTTTGCTGGACGAAATTGAAAAGGCCCATCCTGATGTATTCAATATCTTGCTGCAAGTCCTGGAAGATGGGCGTCTTACCGATGCCAAAGGACGCACAGTGGACTTTAAAAACACCGTCATTATCATGACCTCCAACGCAGGGGCCGAGCTGTTGAAAAAAGGCACCACACTGGGCTTCCAGGCTGACAGTGCGGAGCAAAACTATCAAAACATGAAGGATAAAGTGATGGGTGAACTGAAGCGCATGTTCCGCCCTGAGTTTTTGAACCGTATCGATGAAGTGATTGTCTTTCATTCCCTGGAAGAAGAGCACCTCATGCAAATTGTGGATCTCATGGCCAAACAATTGCAGAAGCGCTTAAAAGAGCAGGATATCGAGTTCTCCCTGACCGATGCTGCCTTGCGCCATATTGTCAAGGAAGGTCACGATCCGCAATATGGGGCCAGACCATTGCGCCGGGCTCTACAACGCATGGTGGAGGACCGCCTGTCCGAAGAATTGCTACAGGGCAACATCAGCAAAGGTGATTCAGTCTTGATCGATGTAGAAGACGGGCAACTGAAAGTGGTTAAAAAAGAATCTGTTCAGTAAGCCGCATCATTGGCTTTTGCTGGCACCACAGGCTCTGCAAAAGCCAAGTTTTCTTTAATTTAATTTGTAAAAGTGATACATTTAACATATAGATAATCATACATATCAGGTGGAACGTGATGGCCAAGAAAAAAACAACGTTTGTCTGCCAGGAATGCAGTTATGAATCACCAAAATGGATGGGACGCTGCCCGGGATGCAATACCTGGAATAGTATGGTCGAAGAGCGCATAGATTCTGTACCATGGGCGGCTGGAAAGGGACCTAGCTCAAGAGAGAAGAAGGCTAGTCCCGTACCTGTTACCCAGATCAAGGCTGTGGAAGCCCCCCGCTTACCGACAGGCGTCGGGGAATTTGACCGGGTTCTCGGCGGCGGTGTGGTGCCCGGTTC
This window harbors:
- a CDS encoding MgtC/SapB family protein, producing the protein MELLHEWWMWIQDAHYLEITLRLLLATLLGGLVGLEREQSNRPAGFRTHILVCVGSALIMLISIYGFEEYIKERSQYGYVVADPARLAAQVVSGIGFLGAGTILVHGFAIRGLTTAASLWVVAGIGLALGAGFYFGAILSTGLVLLSLIVLNRFESVVLHKSYFHRLVIKVEDQPGKLGEIATTLGEQNVNIRKLSIEEAGQTDPGTVRLVLNIRIPNTVSMAILVDQLRNLDGVKEVSIDK
- a CDS encoding CtsR family transcriptional regulator — protein: MKNISDIIEHYLKSILNRSKKGYIEIQRSELADKFQCVPSQINYVIKTRFTVEKGYVVESKRGGGGFIRIRKVRVVDEQRYLQTLLHMIEDDISQAAAEGIINRLQETDLITEREARLMKAVIQRNVLPFDVQVRDHLRAKLLKAMMVSLMYQ
- a CDS encoding UvrB/UvrC motif-containing protein: MHCQECGERPATLHFTKIINGQKTEIHLCDVCAKEKGEALPGLNNSFSIHNLLSGLLSFDPSGGSAETAYAQPLRCERCGLTYAQFSRSGRFGCAHCYRVFGDRLEPLFKKVHSGNVSHHGKIPRRSGSRLKLKREINVKKQKLQQAVANEEFERAAELRDEIRELEKLLSQE
- a CDS encoding protein arginine kinase; the encoded protein is MSLQRFINQALSDWMKGGGPDEDIVISSRIRLARNLTDIPFPLIATREQLEQVVAKMDKILEKSKNNQALGTLELLRMENLSSLEKKVLVEKHLISPHLAEEARAGAVILSENESISIMLNEEDHLRIQCLFPGFQLNEAWTQANSIDDWLEMNVDFAFDEKRGYLTSCPTNVGTGLRASVMMHLPALVMSQQMNRILPAINQLGLVVRGIYGEGSDALGNIFQISNQITLGRSETEIIEDLGNVAKQLIEQERQARKRLLDSSRLKLEDRIYRSYGILANARVIESKEAMQRLSDVRLGIDLGLIQGVSSTILNELIVLTQPGFLQQYAGQMLSPDERDIRRAKLIRERLLTQEI
- the clpC gene encoding ATP-dependent protease ATP-binding subunit ClpC; translation: MMFGRFTERAQKVLALAQEEAMRLGHNNIGTEHILLGLVREGEGIAAKALQALNLDMEKIRKEVETLIGKGMETTDNIHYTPRAKKVIELSMDEARKLGHTYVGTEHVLLGLIREGEGVAARVLNNLGVSLNKARQQVLQLLGSNEAMTTGPQGGQGGAANTPTLDSLARDLTAIAKNDELDPVIGRSKEIERVIQVLSRRTKNNPVLIGEPGVGKTAIAEGLAQRIVNNEIPETLRGKRVMTLDMGTVVAGTKYRGEFEDRLKKVMDEIRQAGNIILFIDELHTLIGAGGAEGAIDASNILKPALARGELQCIGATTLDEYRKYIEKDAALERRFQPIMVDPPSIEDAILILKGLRDRYEAHHRVKITDEAIEQAVKLSDRYITDRFLPDKAIDLIDEAASKVRLKSYTVPPNLKELEQKLEEIRKEKDAAVQSQEFEKAASLRDTEQKLREELEKTKNDWKEKQGQTDSEVTAEDIADIVASWTGIPVKKLAQEESERLLNMEDILHQRVIGQDEAVKAISKAIRRARAGLKDPKRPIGSFIFLGPTGVGKTELAKAVAESLFGDENAVIRIDMSEYMEKHTTSRLVGSPPGYVGYEEGGQLTEKVRRKPYSVILLDEIEKAHPDVFNILLQVLEDGRLTDAKGRTVDFKNTVIIMTSNAGAELLKKGTTLGFQADSAEQNYQNMKDKVMGELKRMFRPEFLNRIDEVIVFHSLEEEHLMQIVDLMAKQLQKRLKEQDIEFSLTDAALRHIVKEGHDPQYGARPLRRALQRMVEDRLSEELLQGNISKGDSVLIDVEDGQLKVVKKESVQ